From the Phyllopteryx taeniolatus isolate TA_2022b chromosome 16, UOR_Ptae_1.2, whole genome shotgun sequence genome, one window contains:
- the igfals gene encoding insulin-like growth factor-binding protein complex acid labile subunit gives MQTLALFSLWVLGTSAVLPDPSPTTEEPIPCSKGCACLHDDYSLELNMYCSGRNFSQVPTDMPRATHSLWLDGNLFATLPAALFKDLSNLDFLNLQSGQLATVDAQAFQGLRTLAHIHLERNCLRVLPGTVFQNTPNLASISLHNNQLARIEEKLFSGLSHMWLLNLGWNSIAVLPENVFHDLQGLRELVLAGNRLAYLQLQLFQNLGELKELDLTGNFLKVIKANVFVKLVKLRKLYLAQNQIVTVAPRAFVGMRALRWLDLTNNKLTTLHDDTFLGLHNLLVLRLSNNSIAGIRPRTFRDLQFLEELRLSYNRIRAVGDRIFEGLGHLEVLELEHNQVHEAQLGSFTGLSHVAVINLSGSCFHSLPDQLFKGLSKLHSLHLDKGCLTRITSQAFTGLSGLRRLFLQHNNISVVERQSFADLVGLLGLDLRFNKLDVLTSHTFSGLKNLEYLLLSNNECRQFPHNGTKKLLPRLRYLDLRANDLTSLVPDFSENMEKLLLSGNRWKCDCGAVPLRTYSLRNSHVVPRRVETHAEGEEPDSTITIYNNITCATPARLAGQDLRDIDPELFQTCRAAVH, from the coding sequence ATGCAAACCCTTGCGCTGTTCTCCTTGTGGGTACTGGGAACATCAGCTGTGTTGCCGGACCCCAGCCCGACAACAGAAGAACCTATTCCATGTTCCAAGGGATGCGCCTGTCTGCACGATGACTACAGCCTGGAACTCAACATGTACTGCAGCGGCCGCAACTTCAGCCAAGTCCCGACGGACATGCCAAGAGCGACGCACTCTCTCTGGCTGGACGGCAACCTTTTCGCCACATTGCCTGCGGCCTTGTTCAAGGATCTCAGCAATCTGGACTTCTTGAATTTACAGAGTGGCCAGCTGGCAACCGTGGACGCTCAGGCTTTCCAAGGACTTAGGACGCTGGCTCACATTCACCTTGAGCGCAACTGCCTGCGCGTGTTACCAGGTACCGTCTTCCAGAACACGCCAAACCTCGCCTCCATCAGTCTGCACAACAACCAGCTCGCTCGCATTGAGGAAAAACTCTTTTCCGGACTCTCACACATGTGGCTTCTCAACTTGGGCTGGAACTCAATAGCGGTCTTGCCTGAGAACGTTTTCCACGACCTGCAGGGTCTAAGAGAACTGGTTCTCGCAGGAAACCGACTCGCCTACCTGCAGCTGCAGCTCTTTCAGAATCTCGGCGAGCTGAAAGAATTGGACCTAACAGGAAATTTCCTCAAAGTCATCAAGGCGAATGTGTTTGTGAAACTTGTTAAACTGCGGAAGCTTTACCTGGCTCAGAACCAGATTGTGACAGTGGCACCGAGAGCCTTTGTAGGCATGAGAGCTCTTAGATGGCTGGACCTCACCAACAACAAACTGACCACCCTCCATGACGACACCTTCTTGGGCTTGCACAATCTTCTTGTGCTGCGACTATCCAATAACTCCATCGCAGGAATTAGGCCCAGGACCTTCCGTGATCTGCAGTTCTTGGAAGAACTGCGTCTTAGCTACAACAGAATCCGTGCCGTGGGTGACAGGATTTTTGAAGGCCTTGGCCATCTGGAGGTTCTGGAGCTTGAGCACAACCAGGTTCACGAGGCACAACTGGGTAGCTTCACGGGACTCTCCCATGTGGCCGTCATCAACCTGTCAGGAAGCTGCTTCCATAGTCTACCCGATCAGCTTTTCAAGGGTCTGTCAAAGCTGCACAGCCTTCATCTGGACAAAGGCTGTCTGACAAGAATCACAAGTCAAGCTTTCACAGGGCTGTCAGGTCTACGGAGACTTTTCCTGCAGCACAACAACATTTCTGTCGTGGAACGCCAGAGCTTTGCAGACCTGGTAGGCCTACTGGGACTGGACTTACGTTTCAACAAGTTAGATGTTCTCACCAGCCACACATTTTCCGGTCTGAAGAATCTGGAGTACTTGCTGCTGTCCAACAACGAATGCCGCCAGTTTCCGCACAATGGCACCAAGAAACTCCTTCCGAGGCTGCGCTACCTCGATCTGAGAGCAAACGACTTGACAAGCCTTGTCCCGGATTTCTCTGAAAACATGGAGAAGCTTCTGCTGTCCGGAAACCGCTGGAAGTGTGACTGTGGCGCTGTCCCGCTGAGGACCTACAGCTTGAGGAATTCGCATGTGGTGCCACGGCGAGTGGAGACCCACGCCGAGGGCGAAGAGCCCGACAGCACCATCACCATATACAACAACATAACGTGCGCTACCCCAGCACGTCTAGCAGGTCAGGACCTGCGAGATATTGACCCTGAACTCTTCCAAACGTGCAGAGCAGCCGTACACTGA
- the shisa9b gene encoding LOW QUALITY PROTEIN: protein shisa-9B (The sequence of the model RefSeq protein was modified relative to this genomic sequence to represent the inferred CDS: deleted 1 base in 1 codon), with product MRGAELLLAYVLAKVTVRHAEGQGERLADELVLVSGYNESEESTTSSVTESPHTEDKCRGYYDVMGQWDPPFVCQTGNYLYCCGTCGFRFCCAFRSSRLDQTTCKNYDTPPWMMTGRPPSKVDVAQDSAKDKTNMIVYVICGLVAIVALIGIFTKLGLEKTQRLNRDNMPRTLAHVIRHPASEHTDEMSLGLHYENMQTRVAINSLHSHQMNNATPAPLLLTEPYALLDQISSPYEPQTPVKDLIKYATLKAVAEKANDSFYTNRRQVLSGMTAKGSLPMEHVDTEPEPSNPYSPPRQMSTKQSGRRHKSPRSHSSQSLSFGSFSTPATPRPWESTDVLGLRQCYGPTKLCVVERELQNIRYLPPQPYFVTNSKTEVTV from the exons ATGCGCGGCGCTGAGCTGCTGCTCGCTTACGTCCTCGCCAAAGTGACCGTGCGCCACGCGGAAGGCCAAGGGGAGCGCCTGGCGGACGAATTGGTGCTGGTGAGCGGATACAACGAGTCTGAGGAGTCCACGACGAGCAGCGTGACGGAGAGCCCGCACACGGAGGACAAATGCCGCGGCTACTACGACGTGATGGGCCAGTGGGACCCGCCGTTCGTGTGCCAGACGGGCAACTACCTGTACTGCTGCGGCACGTGTGGCTTCAGGTTCTGCTGCGCCTTCCGCAGCTCCCGGCTGGACCAGACCACCTGTAAGAACTACGACACGCCGCCGTGGATGATGACCGGCAGACCGCCGTCCAAAGTGGACGTGGCGCAGGACTCGGCCAAGGACAAGACCAACATGATCGTGTATGTCATCTGCGGGTTAGTGGCCATCGTGGCACTTATCGGCATCTTTACCAAGCTCGGGCTGGAGAAGACGCAGCGGCTGAACCGCGACAACATGCCACG GACTTTGGCACATGTGATCCGTCAT CCTGCCTCGGAACATACAGATGAGATGAGCCTGGGCCTACACTATGAGAATATGCAGACAAGAGTCGCTATTAACAGTCTCC ACAGCCACCAGATGAACAACGCGACACCGGCACCGCTTCTGCTGACCGAGCCGTACGCACTGCTGGATCAGATCAGCAGCCCCTACGAGCCGCAGACGCCGGTCAAGGACCTCATCAAGTATGCCACCCTCAAAGCTGTTG CAGAAAAAGCTAACGACAGCTTCTACACCAACCGCCGCCAAGTACTGAGCGGAATGACAGCGAAGGGCAGCCTTCCAATGGAGCATGTGGACACGGAGCCGGAACCCAGCAACCCCTACAGCCCGCCCAGACAGATGTCAACCAAGCAGAGTGGACGCAGGCACAAGAGCCCGAGGAGCCACAGCTCCCAGTCGCTGTCCTTTGGCTCTTTTTCCACCCCGGCCACGCCGAGGCCGTGGGAGAGCACCGACGTGCTGGGGCTGAGGCAGTGCTACGGCCCCACCAAACTCTGCGTCGTGGAGAGGGAACTTCAGAACATTCGCTACCTGCCCCCGCAGCCCTATTTTGTCACCAACAGCAAGACGGAAGTGACAGTATGA